A window of Ranitomeya variabilis isolate aRanVar5 chromosome 2, aRanVar5.hap1, whole genome shotgun sequence contains these coding sequences:
- the SRPK3 gene encoding SRSF protein kinase 3 codes for MSSKKVSGNSSGKKSKKKQKKQKRTTEREITGVRSPSLDSQSGIIDPSPQDVPMSPGPPPTPPTPVLPPPGPLGSDNEEQEDPGDYCRGGYYPVKVGDLFNGRYHVVRKLGWGHFSTVWLCWDLQRKRFGALKVVKSAVHYTETAIDEIKLLKCVRDSDPSDPKREMIVQLIDDFKISGVNGVHVCMVLEVLGHQLLKWIIKSNYEGLPLPCVKSIIRQVLQGLDYLHTKCKIIHTDIKPENILMCVEEGYIRRLAAEATLWQQSGEPPPSGSAVSSAPPTHHNLNEKVSKNKKKKLKRQQKRQQKLLEERLRDIHNMEELGSGSGRLGTPILEPYQQGLNEQSWGSRISHEAAGNGENPFPGDSEGADSSLGSGGTTYLAQSPQSSSAYENCNGFSNGPRGISPDTHTSGFSSSAFSATSGSAISGLSGGRERGGLLSPTLSLKAADFLTNPLEPQNADKISVKLADLGNACWVHKHFTDDIQTRQYRALEVLIGAGYGTPADIWSTACMAFELVTGDYLFEPHSGEDYTRDEDHIAHIIELLGDIPPHFALSGRYSREYFTRRGDLRHIQNLKHWGLFEVLVEKYEWSLEEATQFSDFLLPMLECIPEKRATAAQCLQHPWLHS; via the exons CATCATTGACCCTAGCCCACAGGATGTGCCCATGTCCCCAGGACCCCCTCCTACCCCACCGACACCAGTGCTGCCTCCTCCAGGGCCGCTGGGCTCTgacaatgaggaacaggaggatccTGGAGATTATTGTAGAG GGGGCTACTACCCAGTGAAAGTTGGGGACCTTTTTAATGGCCGGTACCATGTCGTTCGAAAGCTTGGATGGGGTCACTTCTCCACCGTATGGCTGTGCTGGGACCTTCA ACGGAAACGTTTCGGAGCTCTTAAAGTGGTGAAGAGCGCGGTGCATTACACGGAGACGGCCATCGATGAGATCAAACTGCTGAAATGT GTTAGAGACAGTGACCCGAGCGACCCCAAGCGGGAGATGATTGTGCAGCTTATTGATGACTTCAAGATATCCGGTGTGAATGGTGTAC ATGTCTGCATGGTGCTGGAGGTGCTCGGACACCAGTTACTGAAGTGGATCATCAAATCTAATTATGAAGGCCTCCCCTTACCCTGCGTGAAGAGCATCATACGTCAG GTATTACAAGGCTTGGATTATCTCCACACCAAATGCAAGATCATCCATACCGATATTAAGCCGGAGAACATCCTAATGTGTGTAGAGGAGGGGTATATCCGACGCCTCGCTGCCGAGGCCACCCTTTGGCAGCAGTCTGGAGAGCCTCCACCCTCTGGATCTGCCG TCAGCTCTGCGCCTCCTACACATCACAACTTG AATGAGAAAGTCTCCaaaaataagaagaagaagttaaaaAGACAACAGAAGCGGCAACAGAAACTTCTGGAAGAGCGACTGCGGGACATCCACAACATGGAGGAGCTGGGGTCTGGCAGTGGCCGTCTAGGGACCCCCATCCTAGAGCCATATCAGCAGGGACTCAACGAGCAGTCATGGGGCTCCCGAATAAGCCACGAAGCTGCTGGCAATGGGGAGA ATCCCTTCCCCGGGGACAGTGAAGGTGCGGACTCCTCCTTGGGAAGTGGAGGAACCACGTACCTGGCTCAGAGTCCTCAGTCCTCCAGCGCCTACGAGAACTGCAACGGGTTCAGCAACGGTCCTCGCGGCATCAGTCCCGATACACACACGTCCGGTTTCTCCAGCTCGGCCTTCTCCGCCACCTCAGGCTCTGCCATATCTGGACTCTCCGGAGGACGGGAAAGAGGAGGCCTTCTGTCCCCGACTT TGTCCCTTAAAGCTGCAGATTTCCTGACTAACCCCCTGGAACCACAAAACGCAGATAAGATCTCAGTGAAACTGGCAGATTTGGGCAATGCATGCTGGGTG CACAAGCACTTCACTGACGACATTCAGACGCGGCAGTATCGTGCCTTGGAGGTTTTAATAGGTGCCGGATATGGAACGCCTGCTGATATTTGGAGCACTGCTTGTATG GCCTTTGAGCTGGTGACTGGCGATTACCTCTTTGAGCCTCATTCGGGGGAAGATTACACACGTGATGAAG ATCACATAGCACATATCATTGAGCTTCTAGGAGACATCCCCCCGCATTTTGCACTATCAGGTCGTTATTCCCGAGAGTATTTCACAAGGAGAG GAGATCTTCGGCACATACAGAACCTGAAGCACTGGGGCCTGTTCGAGGTCCTGGTGGAGAAGTACGAGTGGTCACTAGAAGAAGCCACTCAGTTCTCAGACTTTCTGCTGCCCATGTTGGAGTGTATTCCAGAGAAAAGGGCCACCGCCGCACAGTGCCTGCAGCACCCCTGGCTTCACTCCTAA